The nucleotide window GCATCGGGATGTAGGTGATGTCCGTACTCCAAACCTGGTTCACCCGTTCGATGTCCACATTGCGCAGCAAATAAGGGTAGATCTTGTGCCTCGGGGCGGGCTTGCTCGTGTGCGGACCGGGCGTGATGGCCTGAATCCCCATCAGCTGCATGAGGCGGGCGACCCGCTTGTGATTGACATCATAGTCTTGATCACGCAACCAGTCCGTCATGCGTGGATAGCCGAACTCCGGATGCCGGAGATACTGCTCGTCGATCAAACGCATCAGAAGCAGGTTCTCCGGCGTTTCCGGGGCGGGGTCGTAGTAGAAGCCCGATCTGGGGACGCCTGCGAGCCTACACTGCCGCCGAACCGAATAATCGGTGCCGGGCTCCACCCAGCTGCGGCGCGTTGAAAGCGGCAGGCTCATAGCTTTTTTTCGAGCCACTTCACGTCCATCTTCAGACGCCCGATCTCTTCGTAAAGTGGAGCCGTAAGCTCTTCTTCCGTTTGAGCCTGCTTCTTTTTCCCCGATGCAAAAAGATCCGGCGCATTCGAAAGCAACTGCTTCTTCCAATCCGAAATCTGGTTCGGATGGACCTGATATTCCGATGCCAGCTCCGCCAATGTCTTCACGCCCTTGATGGCCTCAATCGCCACCTTGGCCTTGAACTTGTCCGTGAATGTTCTTCGTTTTCTTCCCATTTCCATGCGTCCTTTTGTACCATGTTGAGGACGCAGGTTCCACTTAAGCCGGTGGTCCGAAAATCGGGGTTAAGCGCATATGGTCCAAATCCAAAAATCCTCCTTTCCTACAAAAGATATCGCCGAGCGACATCGGTCCTATGAAATAAGGTTTGCTCTCGGGGGCCAGTAAAATGATTATTCATTCAGCTGCTAAGTGCGCCTCTTGCCGCAATCCGAAGGGTTGCGTTTTTGTGTCTGTCTCCAATCGCCCCGGCTTCGGATGGAGACAGACACAAAAAAACCGCCCCAATGGGACGGCTATGGTTGGATCAGGAGCCTTTAGGCTTTTTTCTTCCCGCACTCGCCTTTCTTGGCGCCACATTCCGCCTTTTGAGCCGAACATTCCGCCTTTTTCTCTGCCGAGCATTCGGATTTTTCACCCGCGGTACATTTTTCACCAGCAAACGCGGAGGAACCAACAACCATCAGTGCAACTGCAGCAATACCTAATACTTTACTCATGCCATTACTCCTTAAAGGTTAACTTAATAGCCTTCATTGACCCGTATGTTGCGGCAACGTTCAATTTTTTTTTCATTTTCACCGGTCGCCTCTTGCGGAGCATCGAATCACGTAGTTCCTGGCAGTGATGGAGGACATTGGGAACTATTGATGTAAGCGAAGGTTTCCAATCATCCACCAATCCTGCTATCCATTGCACCCACACAGTTTGGAGCTTTTTATGGGACAGTTGAAGAATACGTTTTCGTGGTCGTTCAGTGCGGCGGAAGATTTCGAGCAGTGCCGGCGTCGGCGCTACTGGAGCAAGTATGGCATGTGGGGCGGCTGGGCGCGCAATGCGACCGAGGAGCAGAAGACCGCCTATCGCCTTAACAAGATGGACAATCGCTGGGGTTTGATGGGGCAGGCCGCGGAGAATGCGATCATGTGGGTGCTCAAGCAGCATCAGCAGGGAATGCCGGTTGATGCCGATGCCGCGTGGAAGACCATTGCCCGCCCGTTCATGACGAAAAAGTGGAACGAGTCGACCGAGGGCAACTGGCGCAGCGCCCCCAAACAATTCTGCTGTCTTCGAGGGCACTATTATAAAACCCTCGGCGGCGAGGAGGAAAAGGAGGCCAAGCGACAGTTGGCGGCGCAGATTCAAAACTGCATCTCCAACTTTATCGGCAAGGTGTTGCCGCGGATCGGGGCGATTAAGCCGAACCAGGAATTCCAGATCGCCACGCCGGAGCAGGGGGGCGATGTGGAGCACTTCATCTACGAAGGGGTGAAAATCTATTCCATCCCGGACTATGCCTACAGGATGGGCGACGAAGTCCATATCCACGATTGGAAGGCCGGTAAGATCAAGGCCGACCAGCACAAACTGCAGCTCTCGCTCTATGCTTTGTGGGCGATCGTCAAGCACGGTGCCTCGCTAGACAAGATTTTCCTCTACGTGGAATATCTCAACGAGGGCCAGGTGTTGCCGTTCCAGATCACGGAAGAGCAACTCGAGGAAACCAAGGCGCTCATGAGCGATTCCGTC belongs to Pontiella desulfatans and includes:
- a CDS encoding IS3 family transposase (programmed frameshift), which codes for MGRKRRTFTDKFKAKVAIEAIKGVKTLAELASEYQVHPNQISDWKKQLLSNAPDLFASGKKKQAQTEEELTAPLYEEIGRLKMDVKWLKKAMSLPLSTRRSWVEPGTDYSVRRQCRLAGVPRSGFYYDPAPETPENLLLMRLIDEQYLRHPEFGYPRMTDWLRDQDYDVNHKRVARLMQLMGIQAITPGPHTSKPAPRHKIYPYLLRNVDIERVNQVWSTDITYIPMRHGYMYLTAVIDWYSRYVLAWELSSTMESTFCVDALERALTQGNPEIFNTDQGSQFTSNAFTGVLLNENITISMDGRGRALDNVFIERLWWSVKYEKIYPACYADGHALHRGLDSYFKYYNHERKHSALDKRTPAEVFMEGAVRT
- a CDS encoding CRISPR-associated protein Cas4, coding for MGQLKNTFSWSFSAAEDFEQCRRRRYWSKYGMWGGWARNATEEQKTAYRLNKMDNRWGLMGQAAENAIMWVLKQHQQGMPVDADAAWKTIARPFMTKKWNESTEGNWRSAPKQFCCLRGHYYKTLGGEEEKEAKRQLAAQIQNCISNFIGKVLPRIGAIKPNQEFQIATPEQGGDVEHFIYEGVKIYSIPDYAYRMGDEVHIHDWKAGKIKADQHKLQLSLYALWAIVKHGASLDKIFLYVEYLNEGQVLPFQITEEQLEETKALMSDSVGEMTEYLVDHDREKNEPLPKDEWELAIDPASCGQCNFLELCKPELDALGGV